The genomic region GGCATGGGACAAAAAGACTATGAGTTTATTACAATTGAAAAAAAAGAAAAACCAGAAGATAAAGAGAATAAATAGACGTTTGAAAGTGGGGAGAGGAAATGGAATTTGCAGTGTTAGCTAGTGGTAGTAATGGAAATTCTATTTATGTAGAAGAAGGTGATACAAAACTACTAATAGATGCTGGTTTATCAGGAAAAGCAATTGAAAAAAAGTTAGCTGAAGTTCAGAAAAGTCCCCAAGAACTTTCTGGTATTATTGCAACACATGAACATCAAGATCATGTTAAAGGGGTGGGTGTGTTAGCTAGAAGATATCAATTACATGTTTACGCTACCTATGGTACTTGGTGTGGGATGGATAATAAAATAGGAACTATACCTGAAGAAAGAAAAACTATCATGACAGGACAAAGGTTTAACATAGACAATATTCACATTGATCCTTTCCCTGTCTCACATGATGCTAACGAACCGGTGGGATTATGTATAACTGGAAATGATAAAAAACTTGGTATCGCTACAGATTCAGGTGTATTTACACCTCATATGAAAGAAAGTTTAAAAGGGTGTCACGGTCTAATACTTGAGTCAAATCATGACTTGAACTTATTATCAAAGAGCAGATATCCACAATACTTAAAGCAACGGATTAGAAGTAATAAAGGGCACCTATCAAATATGGAATTAGCTAAGTACTTACCTGATTTACTTGATAATAATGTCAGTCAATTAATTTTAGGTCATTTAAGTGAAGATAATAATCATCCCGACATTGTTAAAGAATATGTACATCAAGTGTTTGAAAAGTTACCTATAGAGATAACTAATAATGTCACCTTTAATATTGCTGAAAGAGAAGGTAGAGCTTTTGGTTTTGAACTGTAGTATTGAAGTTTTTTTATAGACTGTGCTATAATTTATCACAGTCACTACTTTATTAGGGGGTAGTAAAAATGTCCTTTTATGAAAGAAGAGGACCAGGTTTTTTTACAATAGCTTTAATTGGGTTATTAGGAGCTATTATTGGTGGTGTAGTGGCTTCGATAATACTTCCACCTGCAGTCGCTGGGCGGTTAGAAGATGAAATTGTTCGAGAAGATGAAAATGAGAATTCTCTTTCTACTGAGAAGGAAGTCCAGGAAAATCTGAATACCGATGTTGATCCAGAGGAATATCAAAATACAGCTGTATCTCAAGCTGCTAGAGAAGTAA from Natranaerobius trueperi harbors:
- a CDS encoding MBL fold metallo-hydrolase, whose protein sequence is MEFAVLASGSNGNSIYVEEGDTKLLIDAGLSGKAIEKKLAEVQKSPQELSGIIATHEHQDHVKGVGVLARRYQLHVYATYGTWCGMDNKIGTIPEERKTIMTGQRFNIDNIHIDPFPVSHDANEPVGLCITGNDKKLGIATDSGVFTPHMKESLKGCHGLILESNHDLNLLSKSRYPQYLKQRIRSNKGHLSNMELAKYLPDLLDNNVSQLILGHLSEDNNHPDIVKEYVHQVFEKLPIEITNNVTFNIAEREGRAFGFEL